CGGGCCGAGTTCAACAAAAGCGTGGAAGGCCTGGACGAGTTCATTCAGGAAGCCAAAGGCTACGAAGACCTTAACAAACTAATCTCAGACAAGCGCAAGGTGACCATGTACAAAAAGAAACACAACCTGTTTCTGGAAGGCAACTACCCCAACGCCCTATACTTTCTGAGCAAGGGGAAGGTGAAAACCTACAAGGCCAACGAGGAAGGCCGCGAGTACATCACCAACCTCTACAAAGACGGCGATTTCATTGGCTACCTTGACCTGCTGGAAGAAGGCCCGTACCGCGAATCTGCCATGGCCCTGGAAGATTCCGAGGTGTACCTCATCCCGAAAGAAGATTTCTTTACGCTGCTGCATCAGAACCGTGATGTGGCCAACAAGTTCATCAAGATCCTGTCTGATAACCTGGCAGACAAAGAAGACCGTCTCTTGAAACTGGCCTACAACTCCGTGCGCAAGCGCGTGGCAGAAGCCCTCATTCTGGTGGAAAAGCAGTACCAACAGGAAGGCAAGCCCGCCACTGAAATGTCTATCTCCCGCGAGGACCTGGCCAGCATTGTAGGCGCCTCCAAAGAAACCGTCATCCGCACGCTGGCAGACTTCAAAGACGAAAAACTCATTGACACCCGCGGCAGCAAAATCTTCATCCTCAACTCAGAGAAACTGGCCAAAATGCGGAACTAAGGGATTAAAATTGCTTTGTGTATTTTTAATAAAAAGGGCCTATTTTGAGAAGAACAGGCCCTTTTTATTAAAAAGAAAATTCTTCTCTCTGGGGAAATGAATAGTTTTAGGGGCTGAGGCTTCAATGGCTAAGACGCTCGCAGGTCTTTCAGATGCTACGAGGTCTTTTTAGCCGTCCGTATAGTGCTGGCTACCTTTAAATACAATTAGTTTTCCGGAAGTTCTATTTCGCTCTTTCGGATTTGCAATCCGGAAGTTGCCGAAATGGGGATTTGCAATCCCCTTCTTTTGCTCGAGGTTCCAGGCAGAGTGGGTGCCCGAAAGAACAAAAGAGTTAAGTATTAAAACAGCTTTTTACCTCCCCGGCCTGTCCCCTGACAGGACGGAAGATAAGCCTATCCATTTGAAAAAGATATTGGTTGGCCTGTTAGGGGACAGGCCAAGGAGAAGAAGCCAACAACACAAACTGCTCACGCATTTCGTCCCCCTTTGAAGGGGGTAGGGGGATGACCAAGGCGCTGAAGATGCTAAAGCTTTCCTAATTAGAAACTTTCCCCCTCATCCTACCCTTCTCCCTCAGGGAGAAGGAACTGCGCTGTTTCGTTTTGAAGCCGTTTTGCGGAAAAGAGGCGTTAAATACCCTTCCGCATTTTGTAAATCCCTTACCTGAAAGTCACCAGAAACCATTGCCCAAAGAAAAGGGGCACCCACCAGGAGTGCCCCATCTATACTTATTAAACGCCCGTTTTTTGCAAAACGGGTACAAACCAATTTCTACGCAGATACCGCAGATTTCCTGAACATAGGCGCTCTTCTCAACTTAGACGCCTGCTCATAAGCGTAGGCAATCTTCAGCAACTCCGGTTCTGTGTACGCCTTCCCGAAGAAAGACAACCCGATCGGCAGATTCTGCACCTGGCCCATGGGCAGCGTGATGTGCGGGAAACCTGAGATAGCAGCCGGGGTAGACAGACCGTAGCCGGTAAAGGAGTCGCCGTTCACCAGG
This Rufibacter radiotolerans DNA region includes the following protein-coding sequences:
- a CDS encoding response regulator gives rise to the protein MKKILLIEDNQEIRENTAEILSLANYAVVEAENGKVGVDLARKEKPDLIICDIMMPQLDGYGVLHMLSKNPETSSIPFVFLTAKSEKEDFRKGMNLGADDYLIKPFDDLELLDAVEMRLKKNEILRAEFNKSVEGLDEFIQEAKGYEDLNKLISDKRKVTMYKKKHNLFLEGNYPNALYFLSKGKVKTYKANEEGREYITNLYKDGDFIGYLDLLEEGPYRESAMALEDSEVYLIPKEDFFTLLHQNRDVANKFIKILSDNLADKEDRLLKLAYNSVRKRVAEALILVEKQYQQEGKPATEMSISREDLASIVGASKETVIRTLADFKDEKLIDTRGSKIFILNSEKLAKMRN